The region tggcaTTACAgccggggttccttttaatttttttaaatggtaaagcgTCAAACCAGTAGTCGCCCATGCCTAACCCAAGGTATAAATCAGTTTGAGATTGCTGATGAGTTGTTGTTTCTTGGAATTAAATGAACTAGTTTGAGCTTTCGGAGAGCTGTCAGGTTATCACATGTTCAGAAACGTGATGAAAACAACCACACCATATCCAGTTGAATCGTAATCAAACTCAGTCTAACCAAATCCAATCATTGATTCGCAACATCGCAAgacaaagcaaaaacatttgTCCAAGTGATGATTCCGAAGTTGTAAATCTTATAAAAGTTTAAGTCCAGGTCAGCACTTGGAAAATGTAATCATTGTTATACAATAAGtttcaaaataacaaatatgaaggcaatgtcatttaaaaacaaaacaacaccagGTTCTCCCTCCTAGTTTGCTTGGACTGGCGTTCCATGCGACACAGAGTTCCATCAGATGAGCAATTTGTCCCAAAATTACATCAGGAAGATCCACGTTCATGTCAGATGATTCTGATAGAGAAGATCACATCTGTAAGCAGTTGGAAAAGACGCTCTTGGAGCTCTCCTGATTCCGAGACCTGGATTTGACTTTGAATTTGGAATCGCTTCCAGTCTGTCGGTCACGACGTGAAGCTTCTTTTTTCTCTATCAAACATTCAGTGGTGTCATCGACTTCTCCATCCTCATCTGCTGATTCATTGTTACCTAACACTGCATGTTTAGCTTCAACAAGCCCACCTGGCACACCGCAGAGAGCTGTCATACCACCGTCGATAGCCACCCCTTTACCTGGGTTACCATTGAGATTTATCATATCACAGACATCCACCAACCCAACAGGGACTTCTTTACCACCTTTTTTCACCACACCACCATCAGAGTGTACAACTCTTTGGTCTCGTTCACTGCCAAAAAGCACTAGATGATCAGCGTCCTCCCATCCGAGCTCCTCTTCACCATCAAAGTGCCCAGCCTCACCAAGTTTGTCTTCTATGCCTCTGTGGCTTTTTTTACCATCTAGAAGCGCCACATCCTGAGCATCAACCCATCGGCCATCCACGGCCTCGCTAGGTTGGTCTTCACCATAGAGGTCCTGCACGCCGTCGGGCTCCTCGTCTCCGTAACCTTCATCACTGCCTCTGACGGTGATGTAGTCGTCGATGGGCGCAACGGCCATGCAGGCGAGAGTGGTCTCCTTGTAGGCGTTGTTGTCCGTCAGGTGAGTCATGGTCACGAAAGCGTGGTTGAGGCCTTGTCTGGGCGTGGCTCTGCTTCCAGCATCCACACTCTGGAACCACTTAAGAAGGCACACAAACTTGAGCAAGTCGTCGTACTCCGTCGTGGAGCTGCTCTGCAGGAACATCATGGCCAGGTCTTCAAATGAGGCCTCCAAGTCCAGATTAAATCGAGATATAGCCAGCTTGGTGCCTGCCGACATGACCGTCCAGTGTTCGTCATCGTCCACTGTGAAGTATTCGCTGCTGTACTTGGCCTCATTGAGAAGATgatccgcaggctgaccaagaAGACGACAAATGGTCTCCATAGTCCCTCGAAGAGACGAGCAATCAAAGAGGTCAAATCCAAAGAAGAGGTATGCGACGGTACAGCCCAGAGACCACATGTCGATGGCCTCAGACAGGGGCAGTCCCAGGATCACCTCTGGGGCTCGGTAGGCCTCGGCCTGCAGAGTCATACCCACGTGCACCGACGAGATTGGTCGCGCCAAGCCAAAATCAATGAG is a window of Vanacampus margaritifer isolate UIUO_Vmar chromosome 2, RoL_Vmar_1.0, whole genome shotgun sequence DNA encoding:
- the LOC144044364 gene encoding homeodomain-interacting protein kinase 2-like — protein: MSALAAEHKDCNCLQRVYDEVFSSKCYSYKLLSILGEGRFGIVAKCFNLNTSDRVAVKLLKRCNMNNFHQEVQALQKIRFLDKNRNSLVKFIEHFIFQDFPCLVFEMLDKSLEDLMTERNMTPLNLHQIRPVMSQLLMAFEALQALGVTHTDLKPDNVMLVDHKNLPFRVKLIDFGLARPISSVHVGMTLQAEAYRAPEVILGLPLSEAIDMWSLGCTVAYLFFGFDLFDCSSLRGTMETICRLLGQPADHLLNEAKYSSEYFTVDDDEHWTVMSAGTKLAISRFNLDLEASFEDLAMMFLQSSSTTEYDDLLKFVCLLKWFQSVDAGSRATPRQGLNHAFVTMTHLTDNNAYKETTLACMAVAPIDDYITVRGSDEGYGDEEPDGVQDLYGEDQPSEAVDGRWVDAQDVALLDGKKSHRGIEDKLGEAGHFDGEEELGWEDADHLVLFGSERDQRVVHSDGGVVKKGGKEVPVGLVDVCDMINLNGNPGKGVAIDGGMTALCGVPGGLVEAKHAVLGNNESADEDGEVDDTTECLIEKKEASRRDRQTGSDSKFKVKSRSRNQESSKSVFSNCLQM